The Nitrospirota bacterium genome includes the window CACCGACCATGCCGGGCAGGAAGCGGTTGAAAAAGGCCCCCATGAGATAGAGCGAAAAGAGCCTGAAGGTACTCATGTTACCGAAATTCTCTCCAAGTGGTGTAAGCAGTACCTTCCACCTGATGGTTGATGTAAAGAGGGACATTAAATAGAGTATCAATGCGGCAACGAAGCTTAAGGGGTTCATCTCCCTGAGAGTGAGATATACTTCCCGAACCCCGGCCTTCCTCAATACAAAATAGAGGATGGCAGAGCTTATGGTCATCTTCACCAGGAGCGTGAATATTTTATTTCTCTTTTTTGCCAAGGGTCTCCTTGATTACATAGATTGGCTTTCTCTGACTCTCGTGATAAACCCTTACGAGCATCTCACTTATAAGTCCCATGCCTATGAGCTGAATTCCGACAATTATCAGGAGGATACTCAAAAGGAGAAGTGGTCTGCCCCCTATGGACTCGCCGAACAGGACCTTTCTGAATGTGAGATAAAGTGAGAGGGCAAAGCCGATAAAGCCGCAACCCAGTCCAAGGGGGCCAAAGAACTGTATGGGTTTTGTGGAGAAGCTCTGCAGGAACTTTACTGTTATAAGGTCGAGCATCACCTTGACTGTACGGGAGATGCCGTATTTTGATTTGCCCCTGAGCCTCGGATGATGAGTGGTCTCCACCTCTGCCACGCTCACTCCATACCAGCTTGCCACGGCAGGAATGAACCTGTGCATCTCTCCGTATAGTCTCAGGCTTTTAATAACCTCACGCCTGTAAGCTTTTAAAGAGCACCCGTAATCATGAAGCCTTACCCCGGTTACCCTGCTTATAAGCCAGTTTGCAGCCATTGAGGGAAGCCTTCTGCTGAAAAAGGGGTCTTTCCTCTCCTTTCTCCATCCGCTCACAAGGTCAAAGTCATTTATAAGAGAAAGGAGTTTTGGTATATCTGCGGGATCATTCTGCAGGTCCCCATCCATGGTTATGATAACGTCGCCCTGTGCAAGGTCAAAGCCTGCGGCAAAGGCAGCGGTCTGGCCAAAGTTTCGCCTGAGGATTAAGACCACAACGCGCTGGTCTGAGATGGATAGTTTGTTTAGGAGTAGCGGGGTTTTGTCAGTGCTGCCGTCATCCACATATATGAGTTCATAATCAACACAGAGGGATGGAACCACCTCCATAAGTCTTGCATGAAGCTCGTTAATGTTCTCTTCTTCGTTATAGAGCGGGATTACTATAGAGAGCCTTTTTAACCAGGCCGGTTTGTTTGTAATATTCTTCTCCTCTTTCAGTTCACTAACAGAGTGTTGCAAGTTGATTTCCTTTTTCCTCCCGGGATTGCACGGAAATTCCTGATAAATAATCCTTTCCCGAGATCCGTTATTCTATGTAAGTTGCAACTCGTCCCCGAACGGGTCTTCTATTTTACACATTTTACAGCAACTAAAACAAACTGTGCGGATCTGACCTCTGCGTAATCCGTGCTCTCTCCTGAGAAGGTAATAGTGCTCAAAGGTTATAAATTGTGAAGTTGGCTTCTCAAGCGAAGTGTCGTTTTTTGTCACTCGATGCCATTTATCCTGATGCGGGGGGCTTGAAGAACTTAATGGATACAATGTGTTAGCAGATCTTCTTATTCCATTGACTTTTAAGCCTTTTGTGTCGGAATTACATTATTTTTTCTTAATGTTACCGCGTTTTGAAAAAGCTCCAATGAGCTCTTTTATCGAGAATGCCTGGAAAGTGGGCATGATACTTGCTACATTTATGTATGTTGTATTAGAATTAGTTAAAGCGGGAGTTTTCTATATAAAATAAAACGAAACTGTACGACAGATGCAGGGTTGGTGAACTATTATGGCAGATATGCAAGCAATTACAAAAATTTTAATATTCATGGCAGCAGCAGTGGGTGTTATTAGTGTGATGATATATATACTCGGACTCTTCAGGCGACCTGATACAGAGGAGAAGGAGAATGTAAGCAATCTCAGAAGTAATTCCTTGAGGGATCAGAAGATCCGGACGCTTCAGTCCCAGGTACAACGTTTGAATGAGCTTAACAGCCGCTATCTGGTTTTTATGCTAAACGTCCCCACGGTGGTCATGCACCTGAACACCACACTCGATTTTGACAAAATCACCGCCACGATTATTCGACTGGTAAGGGATATCCTTGCCACAGATACGGTTGAGCTCTATATCTTTGACAAGGAGGATGAACTCTTGAAGAGGGTATCTCCGGATGGCAAGATAGAGGACCATGTTACGTATGCCCTTGGAGAG containing:
- a CDS encoding glycosyltransferase family 2 protein, which produces MQHSVSELKEEKNITNKPAWLKRLSIVIPLYNEEENINELHARLMEVVPSLCVDYELIYVDDGSTDKTPLLLNKLSISDQRVVVLILRRNFGQTAAFAAGFDLAQGDVIITMDGDLQNDPADIPKLLSLINDFDLVSGWRKERKDPFFSRRLPSMAANWLISRVTGVRLHDYGCSLKAYRREVIKSLRLYGEMHRFIPAVASWYGVSVAEVETTHHPRLRGKSKYGISRTVKVMLDLITVKFLQSFSTKPIQFFGPLGLGCGFIGFALSLYLTFRKVLFGESIGGRPLLLLSILLIIVGIQLIGMGLISEMLVRVYHESQRKPIYVIKETLGKKEK